From the Borrelia turicatae 91E135 genome, one window contains:
- a CDS encoding complement regulator-acquiring protein, with protein MRKNLFIFTLLVVGLVSCDLNSKLLDNKKVNKDVPKEVVDSVQGDEPYKEVNVDGLEKVVDDVQIDELAKEDKDVAEKEKLISELKKDTEGLIKVVNKDKTEVEDGTQYGMKDEVFKAVTNTVNNKTLDNDENKEARRLFYSSLKYDKEKIKDFAKILKNIESDGTNKGTWIKDIMSAGREHLQSNFEKIIDKVEKSKDKLDKLSLVDLKEVKTKFDEIKSQREAFIKAVGSLIASYKAKTDGIDSDSEKLIKHVEKEYKDLITVKIPGMKSVYDKIVGVLDTIK; from the coding sequence ATGAGAAAAAACTTATTTATATTTACATTGTTAGTTGTAGGATTAGTATCTTGTGATCTAAATTCTAAATTATTGGATAATAAAAAAGTGAACAAAGATGTTCCAAAAGAGGTTGTAGATAGTGTTCAAGGAGATGAGCCCTACAAAGAAGTTAATGTCGATGGTTTAGAAAAGGTTGTAGATGATGTTCAAATAGATGAACTAGCAAAGGAAGATAAGGATGTTGCTGAGAAGGAAAAATTAATATCTGAGCTTAAAAAGGATACCGAAGGTCTTATTAAAGTAGTAAATAAAGATAAGACTGAAGTTGAGGATGGAACTCAATATGGAATGAAGGATGAAGTATTTAAAGCAGTGACAAATACTGTTAATAATAAGACACTAGATAATGATGAGAATAAGGAAGCAAGAAGATTATTTTATTCTTCTTTGAAATACGATAAAGAGAAAATAAAAGACTTTGCAAAGATTCTTAAAAATATCGAATCAGATGGTACAAACAAGGGTACATGGATTAAGGATATAATGAGTGCAGGGAGAGAACATCTTCAATCTAATTTTGAGAAAATAATTGATAAAGTAGAAAAGAGTAAAGATAAACTTGATAAATTGAGTCTTGTTGATTTAAAAGAAGTTAAAACAAAGTTTGACGAAATTAAGTCACAAAGAGAAGCTTTTATAAAAGCTGTAGGTAGTCTTATTGCATCTTATAAAGCCAAGACAGATGGTATTGATTCTGATAGTGAGAAATTAATAAAGCATGTTGAGAAAGAATATAAAGATCTCATTACAGTTAAAATTCCTGGAATGAAATCAGTATATGATAAGATTGTAGGTGTTCTAGATACAATTAAGTAA
- a CDS encoding P12 family lipoprotein: MKRSILSVCMLTLLCLLSCDINALNELLDKAREKFLDESKDNKDLNHKQENQEDKEEQADIIDDLEVIPGMEVIPVDSLVSVNAEVSVILEPIYYSQVKREIKEEDLVPSTECEKEAEKAIKDIENAIGSSGFSSLIENAHNMRGKYGQMRTELQDLYVKIQDEKKLLGTDFKNNREKRKGLSRLEGQLKEEIFNVENIMSKIDIAIGEIESAKALFEQAQKL, encoded by the coding sequence ATGAAGAGAAGTATTTTATCAGTATGTATGTTAACATTATTATGTTTGTTATCATGTGATATAAATGCCCTTAATGAATTGCTAGATAAAGCAAGGGAAAAGTTTTTAGATGAAAGCAAAGATAATAAAGATTTAAACCATAAACAAGAAAATCAGGAAGATAAAGAGGAACAAGCTGATATTATCGATGATCTTGAAGTGATACCAGGCATGGAGGTCATTCCTGTGGATTCCTTAGTATCTGTTAATGCGGAAGTTTCAGTGATTCTAGAGCCGATATACTATTCCCAAGTAAAAAGAGAGATAAAAGAAGAGGATTTAGTTCCAAGTACTGAGTGTGAAAAAGAAGCAGAGAAAGCAATTAAAGATATAGAAAATGCTATTGGATCTTCTGGTTTTTCATCATTAATTGAAAATGCACATAACATGAGAGGTAAATATGGACAAATGAGAACCGAGCTTCAAGATTTATATGTGAAAATCCAAGATGAAAAAAAATTACTGGGCACAGATTTTAAGAATAATAGGGAAAAAAGGAAAGGCTTAAGTCGCTTAGAAGGGCAATTAAAAGAGGAAATTTTTAATGTTGAAAATATTATGAGTAAAATTGATATTGCAATTGGTGAAATAGAGTCTGCTAAAGCATTATTTGAACAGGCACAAAAACTTTAG
- a CDS encoding variable large family protein has protein sequence MKRITLSALLMTLFLLLSCGSGSAKVEDPKTTFLNSIANLGKGFLDVFTSFSDMVADSFGIKADTKKSDIGQYFTRIADTMTSVKKKLQEKVATNGNYSKIKSVVDTFITETLDKIAEGAKTAAKGAEGSDAIGGATADQDAVHADATSVNVLVKGIKEIVDVVLKDKGDATADKIGDAGDKKKEIGKLFNDKGNAAEEAQAAAASASIGAVSGADILQAIASSGETADNSKNVEEAVKTAAGIAAAKKDGNKELKDVAKKDAVIAAGIALRAMAKDGKFAAKNGDNAKDANAVNGAVVSAVSKTLGTLMLAIRNTVDGGLKSISDALATVTQEDKSADSTTPADATVSGQQQ, from the coding sequence ATGAAAAGAATTACTTTAAGTGCATTATTGATGACTTTATTTTTACTTCTTAGCTGTGGCAGTGGGAGTGCTAAGGTGGAAGATCCTAAAACCACATTCTTAAACTCTATTGCTAATTTAGGTAAAGGTTTCTTAGATGTTTTTACTTCCTTTTCTGATATGGTTGCTGATTCTTTTGGTATTAAAGCAGATACTAAAAAATCTGACATTGGTCAGTATTTTACTAGAATTGCTGACACTATGACATCTGTTAAAAAGAAATTACAAGAGAAAGTTGCTACGAATGGTAATTACTCAAAAATTAAATCTGTTGTTGATACATTTATCACTGAGACGCTTGATAAAATTGCAGAAGGAGCAAAGACTGCAGCAAAAGGTGCTGAAGGTAGTGATGCTATTGGTGGTGCTACTGCAGATCAGGATGCTGTACATGCAGATGCTACAAGTGTCAATGTTCTTGTTAAAGGAATTAAAGAAATAGTTGATGTGGTATTAAAAGATAAGGGTGATGCTACTGCTGATAAGATAGGAGATGCTGGAGATAAGAAAAAGGAGATTGGTAAGTTGTTTAATGATAAAGGCAATGCTGCTGAAGAGGCACAGGCTGCAGCAGCAAGTGCATCAATTGGAGCAGTAAGTGGAGCTGATATCTTGCAAGCCATTGCTAGTTCTGGAGAGACTGCTGATAATAGCAAGAATGTTGAAGAAGCAGTAAAGACTGCAGCAGGTATTGCTGCTGCTAAGAAAGATGGTAATAAAGAGCTTAAAGATGTAGCGAAGAAAGATGCAGTTATTGCTGCGGGTATAGCTTTAAGAGCAATGGCAAAGGATGGTAAATTTGCTGCTAAGAATGGTGACAATGCTAAAGATGCCAATGCAGTAAATGGAGCAGTAGTAAGTGCAGTCTCAAAGACACTTGGCACTCTTATGCTTGCAATAAGAAATACAGTGGATGGTGGTTTAAAGTCAATAAGTGATGCTCTTGCTACAGTTACACAAGAAGATAAATCTGCAGATTCTACTACACCTGCAGACGCAACAGTTAGTGGACAGCAACAATAA
- the bdr gene encoding Bdr family repetitive protein, with protein MGLAQPVITQQMVIAELTKAGINRDIAIDLSYRYYKNELTYKDIEYLETTFNLKLEKVEATLQADIRDLDNKIVNVKSELKSDIKDLDNKIDSVENNLNIKIDTKFNELDIKIDIVRNELKSDIKDLDNKIDVNKMELDSKLDKTTSELKSPLRLHGWMFGTIITLNIGIFLTLISIVYSLLNR; from the coding sequence ATGGGTCTTGCACAACCTGTTATTACTCAGCAAATGGTTATAGCAGAACTTACTAAAGCTGGTATTAATAGAGATATTGCTATTGATTTATCTTATAGATATTATAAAAATGAACTGACTTACAAGGATATTGAGTATTTAGAGACTACTTTTAACCTTAAGCTTGAAAAGGTAGAAGCAACCTTACAAGCCGATATTAGAGACCTTGATAATAAAATTGTCAACGTTAAAAGTGAGTTAAAATCTGATATTAAAGACCTGGATAACAAAATAGACTCTGTTGAGAATAATCTTAACATCAAGATTGATACTAAATTCAATGAACTTGATATCAAAATAGACATTGTTAGGAATGAATTAAAATCTGACATCAAAGACTTGGATAATAAGATTGATGTTAACAAAATGGAGCTTGATAGTAAACTTGATAAAACCACATCTGAACTTAAGAGTCCATTAAGACTTCATGGTTGGATGTTTGGAACTATTATTACCCTTAACATAGGAATTTTTTTAACATTAATATCCATAGTCTATTCATTGTTAAATAGATGA
- a CDS encoding variable large family protein — MKRITLSALLMTLFLLLSCGSGSAKVEDPKTLFLTSIANLGKGFLDVFTSLSDMVAGALGIKAETKKSEVGAYFTKIADTMTSVKAKLNDVVATNGSYPKLKTVVEHFITNTLDKIAEGAKTAATGATGEDKIGGATKEGQDAAPADTASVNALVKGIKEIVGVILKDNEGSAEATKTAESEQKSIGKLFGGKDNGGEEAQAAAASASIGAVTGADILQAIAKSGETADNIKDIEAATGAASIAAAKKDDNKEIKDEAAKKDAVIAAGIALRAMAKDGKFAAKNNEEKSAHAVNGAAASAVGKTLSTLIIAIRNTVDSGLKSINAVLATVTQEDKSADSTTLVDATASRQQQ; from the coding sequence ATGAAAAGAATTACTTTAAGTGCGTTATTGATGACTTTATTTTTACTTCTTAGTTGTGGCAGTGGGAGTGCTAAGGTGGAAGATCCTAAAACCTTATTCTTAACTTCTATTGCTAATTTGGGTAAAGGTTTCTTAGATGTTTTTACTTCCCTTTCTGATATGGTTGCTGGCGCTTTGGGTATTAAAGCGGAGACTAAGAAAAGTGAGGTAGGAGCGTATTTCACTAAAATTGCTGACACTATGACATCTGTTAAAGCCAAACTAAATGATGTTGTTGCTACGAATGGTAGCTATCCAAAACTTAAAACAGTTGTTGAGCACTTTATCACTAACACATTAGACAAAATTGCAGAAGGAGCTAAGACCGCAGCAACAGGGGCTACAGGAGAAGATAAGATTGGTGGTGCTACTAAAGAAGGACAAGATGCTGCACCGGCAGATACTGCAAGTGTCAATGCCCTAGTTAAAGGAATTAAAGAAATAGTTGGTGTAATTTTAAAAGACAATGAAGGGAGTGCAGAAGCTACTAAGACTGCAGAATCAGAGCAAAAATCAATTGGCAAGTTGTTTGGAGGAAAAGATAATGGAGGAGAAGAAGCACAAGCTGCTGCTGCAAGTGCATCAATAGGAGCAGTGACTGGTGCTGACATATTGCAAGCTATTGCTAAGTCTGGAGAGACTGCTGATAATATCAAAGATATTGAGGCGGCGACAGGTGCTGCAAGTATTGCTGCTGCTAAGAAAGATGATAATAAAGAAATTAAAGATGAAGCAGCAAAGAAAGATGCTGTTATTGCTGCTGGAATAGCTTTAAGAGCAATGGCTAAGGATGGTAAATTTGCTGCTAAGAATAATGAAGAGAAATCCGCTCATGCAGTTAATGGTGCAGCGGCAAGTGCTGTTGGTAAAACTTTAAGTACTCTTATAATAGCTATTAGAAATACTGTTGATAGTGGTTTAAAGTCAATAAATGCAGTTCTTGCTACAGTTACACAAGAAGATAAATCTGCAGATTCTACTACACTTGTAGACGCAACAGCTAGTAGACAGCAACAATAG
- a CDS encoding plasmid maintenance protein — translation MKDTKKNTNKHQHKLIVLISTLNYMNLKFKKYTQSDILYYFNNNMKKNGQKTAKLKTLQNYLYKLEKVLRVTINYHRHLGVNMGTEIHYKLKYPKKECYRITNKHFKDKKEEKHQKRINAYLEKTCIKNSNVEKEECLYNNIYNKEKKKDTKFIERLQIKKYAKKCCFKSNTFFSILNLKLEKNIKIEILKTLKKTENFIQNSIRASINNTKTIKNKIENKRLKLNKILDKTKISLEKKGYNSKQLEIQIQKVYEQYKNKPHFIIEKDKYNDLKKIIGKLRDSTKLVKSNTKKTEEDIKNNIFSILLDQLKYKVNTSVLIPMLKDYLNKQNKLTYSKIFSNYYYYELLELIEGNKNYLKLVEFGENYN, via the coding sequence ATGAAGGATACAAAAAAAAACACCAATAAACACCAACACAAGTTAATCGTTTTAATATCTACGCTAAATTACATGAATTTAAAGTTTAAAAAATACACCCAAAGTGACATACTTTATTATTTCAATAATAATATGAAAAAAAATGGCCAAAAAACTGCTAAACTTAAAACTCTACAAAATTATCTTTACAAATTAGAAAAAGTATTAAGGGTTACAATTAATTATCACAGACATTTAGGTGTTAATATGGGAACTGAAATTCATTACAAACTTAAGTACCCTAAAAAAGAATGTTACCGCATAACCAATAAACACTTTAAAGATAAAAAAGAAGAGAAACATCAAAAACGCATTAATGCATATCTTGAAAAGACTTGTATTAAAAATAGCAATGTAGAAAAAGAGGAGTGTTTATATAATAATATATATAATAAAGAAAAGAAGAAAGACACAAAATTTATAGAAAGACTACAAATAAAAAAATACGCTAAAAAGTGCTGTTTTAAATCAAATACTTTTTTCTCTATTCTGAATTTAAAATTAGAAAAAAATATTAAAATCGAAATACTTAAAACGCTTAAAAAAACTGAAAACTTTATCCAAAACAGCATACGTGCAAGTATCAATAATACAAAAACAATAAAAAATAAAATTGAAAACAAAAGGTTAAAATTAAATAAAATATTAGATAAAACAAAGATTAGTTTAGAAAAGAAAGGATATAACAGCAAACAGTTAGAAATACAAATACAAAAAGTATATGAACAATATAAAAACAAGCCCCACTTTATCATAGAAAAAGATAAATACAATGACTTAAAGAAAATAATAGGAAAACTTAGAGATTCAACCAAACTTGTTAAGTCAAATACAAAAAAAACCGAGGAAGATATCAAAAACAACATATTTAGTATACTTCTTGATCAGTTAAAATATAAAGTAAATACATCGGTATTAATCCCCATGTTAAAAGATTATTTAAATAAACAGAACAAATTAACATATAGTAAAATATTTAGTAACTATTATTACTATGAGCTTTTAGAGTTAATAGAAGGTAATAAAAATTATTTAAAATTAGTAGAATTTGGAGAAAATTACAATTAA
- a CDS encoding DUF226 domain-containing protein — MESILERLKKKKLEINDKGNESIFIKMEKSNNRTIYHTRIIMDFYTFGVNRNQKNKFFIAFRSLFNIQKIHEFNLFPLKGDDKFLGIFYGHKKPLQGIITEYEENGIMKASTLSKVYYIEFRFKKGSVFCYIKGIARLIKKEKSKTQYSQFLLELIINLEKQVYEFYGKNLPSGGIINKWIEKNLQ, encoded by the coding sequence ATGGAAAGTATATTAGAGCGTCTCAAAAAAAAGAAATTAGAAATTAATGATAAAGGAAATGAATCAATTTTTATTAAAATGGAGAAAAGTAATAATAGAACAATATATCATACAAGAATTATAATGGATTTCTATACATTTGGAGTTAATAGAAATCAAAAAAACAAATTCTTTATTGCATTCAGAAGTTTGTTTAATATACAGAAAATCCATGAATTTAACTTATTTCCCTTAAAGGGAGATGATAAATTTTTAGGTATTTTTTACGGTCATAAAAAACCTTTGCAAGGTATCATAACAGAATATGAGGAAAATGGAATTATGAAGGCATCTACACTTTCAAAAGTTTATTACATAGAATTTAGATTTAAAAAGGGAAGTGTTTTTTGTTACATTAAAGGAATTGCTCGTTTAATTAAGAAAGAAAAATCAAAAACACAATATAGTCAATTTCTACTTGAACTAATAATCAATTTAGAAAAACAGGTATATGAATTTTATGGTAAAAATTTACCAAGCGGAGGTATTATAAACAAATGGATAGAAAAAAACCTACAATAA
- a CDS encoding ParA family protein — MDRKKPTIITIASIKGGVGKSTSALIFATLLAQKHKVLLIDIDTQASVTSYFYRKVKELYTDLVNKNIYEVLIDKISINKSIISIDSNLDLIPSYVTLHKVNRVAYKYMLKEFKLKIEIGRLENNYDYVILDTNPSLDFTLTNALVCSDYVIVPMTAEKWAVESFEVLDFFIKELEIFLPIYILITRFKKNNTHKYLLDILKSKNNFLGTISEREDLNKKIADNCKFDLCKDYMKEYDKILSTFLYHIDNSLYAKNNKINFSNRWKNYKRN, encoded by the coding sequence ATGGATAGAAAAAAACCTACAATAATCACTATTGCGTCAATTAAGGGAGGTGTTGGAAAAAGCACAAGTGCTCTCATATTTGCAACTTTACTTGCCCAAAAACATAAAGTACTTTTAATAGATATTGATACACAAGCATCAGTTACAAGTTATTTTTATAGAAAAGTAAAGGAGTTATATACAGATTTAGTTAATAAAAATATTTATGAAGTGTTAATCGATAAAATATCTATTAATAAATCGATTATCAGTATTGATAGTAATTTAGATTTGATTCCAAGTTATGTCACTTTGCATAAAGTAAATCGAGTTGCTTATAAATATATGCTTAAAGAATTTAAATTGAAAATTGAAATAGGAAGATTGGAAAATAATTATGATTATGTAATACTAGATACTAATCCCAGTTTAGATTTTACGTTAACAAATGCTTTAGTTTGTAGTGATTATGTAATAGTTCCGATGACAGCAGAAAAATGGGCAGTTGAAAGCTTTGAAGTTTTGGATTTCTTTATCAAAGAATTAGAAATATTTTTACCTATTTACATACTTATAACAAGATTTAAAAAAAATAATACACACAAATATCTTCTTGATATCTTAAAATCTAAGAATAATTTTTTAGGCACTATATCTGAAAGAGAGGATTTAAACAAAAAAATAGCAGATAATTGTAAATTTGATTTATGTAAAGATTATATGAAAGAATATGATAAAATATTGAGTACTTTTTTATATCATATAGATAATAGTTTATATGCAAAAAATAACAAAATAAATTTTTCCAACCGTTGGAAAAATTACAAAAGGAATTAA
- a CDS encoding chromosome replication/partitioning protein: MEINRRIISNDTNIILNHSQILSLEEKRKERYNELKLKLKSNFKESICNKLEAMKILKEIKDNDYYKLDGYKKFSEFLTSYNVAKSQAYNYLKIATAIEEGILEEQYVLENGFREVLSLIKDKEGKNLKKSRLNPIRPLRFQLKSQDSYDFYKSNTKFTSYFLDRVFEDEKEFLQKFMKEYKNLKNNK; the protein is encoded by the coding sequence ATGGAAATTAATAGAAGAATAATTAGTAACGATACAAATATTATACTTAATCATAGTCAAATTTTGTCTTTAGAGGAAAAGAGAAAAGAAAGATATAATGAACTTAAATTAAAATTAAAATCAAATTTCAAGGAAAGTATTTGTAATAAATTAGAAGCAATGAAAATTCTGAAAGAAATAAAAGATAATGATTATTATAAACTTGATGGTTATAAGAAATTTAGCGAATTTTTAACTTCTTATAATGTAGCAAAATCCCAAGCCTATAATTACTTAAAAATTGCAACAGCTATAGAAGAGGGCATTCTGGAAGAGCAATATGTATTAGAAAATGGGTTTAGAGAAGTTTTATCTTTAATCAAAGATAAGGAAGGTAAAAATTTAAAAAAATCAAGATTAAATCCAATAAGGCCATTAAGATTTCAACTTAAAAGTCAAGATAGTTATGATTTTTATAAAAGTAATACCAAGTTTACTAGTTACTTTTTAGATAGGGTTTTTGAAGATGAAAAGGAATTTCTTCAAAAATTTATGAAAGAATACAAAAATTTAAAAAATAATAAATAA
- a CDS encoding Mlp family lipoprotein, whose protein sequence is MNKNIRSLILLSTVFLYCCKGYKISTVPTETQTHTGSKKTLDNLQKETDENTQKIITLTADEKKKFNSLKHALNQVIEKLQDQIGGCKDVSKNKCTNFITWINGNIQKQKELVEAFTTSYNFLEDKRKKYEDNKDFNTYISNAIDCKANNQINQCNNDNKYGNGTNEIEQFFRGILNDMSIRNTNEEMFDCIKDGLTRENSHWGGLKGWQEIIIQEK, encoded by the coding sequence ATGAATAAAAATATAAGGTCATTAATACTTTTAAGTACAGTATTTTTGTACTGTTGCAAAGGATATAAGATAAGTACCGTACCTACTGAAACTCAGACACACACTGGATCTAAGAAAACTTTGGATAATTTACAAAAAGAAACTGATGAAAACACACAAAAAATTATTACTCTAACTGCTGATGAAAAGAAAAAGTTTAACTCTTTAAAGCATGCATTAAATCAGGTAATTGAAAAACTACAAGATCAAATTGGTGGATGCAAAGATGTAAGTAAGAACAAATGTACAAACTTTATTACCTGGATCAATGGTAACATACAAAAACAAAAAGAGTTAGTAGAAGCTTTTACCACTAGTTACAATTTCTTAGAAGATAAAAGAAAAAAATATGAAGATAATAAAGATTTTAATACTTATATAAGTAATGCTATTGATTGTAAAGCCAATAATCAAATTAATCAATGTAATAATGACAATAAGTACGGCAATGGTACTAACGAAATAGAACAATTTTTTAGAGGTATTTTAAACGATATGTCTATTAGAAATACTAATGAGGAAATGTTTGATTGTATTAAAGACGGCCTGACAAGAGAAAATAGTCATTGGGGTGGACTTAAAGGTTGGCAAGAAATTATTATACAAGAAAAATAA
- the bdr gene encoding Bdr family repetitive protein, translating to MGLAQPVITQQMVINELTRAGINRDIAIDLSYRYYKNELTYKDIEFLKENFDIKLEKVEALLQAEIKSVKTDLDNKIDTIENNLTTKIDTKFNELDNKIYTVENNLTIKIDTKFNELDNKIDNVRSELKSDIKDLDNKIDTKFNELDNKIDTVENNLNSKVDTKFNELDNKIDNVRNELKSDIKDLDNKIDTKFNELDTKIDVNKMELKSTLRLHGWMFGTIITLNIGIFLTLMSIVYSLLNK from the coding sequence ATGGGACTTGCTCAACCTGTTATTACTCAACAAATGGTCATCAATGAACTGACTAGAGCCGGTATTAATAGAGATATTGCTATTGATTTGTCTTACAGATATTATAAAAATGAACTGACTTATAAAGATATTGAATTTTTAAAAGAAAACTTTGATATAAAACTTGAAAAAGTTGAAGCTCTTTTACAAGCTGAGATTAAATCTGTCAAGACTGACCTTGATAACAAGATTGATACTATTGAGAATAATCTTACTACTAAGATAGATACTAAATTCAATGAACTTGATAACAAGATATACACTGTTGAAAATAATCTTACTATTAAGATAGATACTAAATTTAATGAGCTTGATAATAAGATTGACAATGTTAGAAGTGAATTAAAATCTGACATTAAAGACTTGGATAATAAGATAGATACTAAATTCAATGAACTCGATAACAAGATTGATACTGTTGAAAATAATCTTAATTCTAAAGTAGATACTAAATTCAATGAACTTGATAATAAGATTGACAACGTTAGGAATGAGTTAAAATCTGACATTAAAGACTTGGATAATAAGATAGATACTAAATTTAATGAACTTGATACTAAGATTGATGTTAACAAAATGGAACTTAAGAGTACACTAAGACTTCATGGTTGGATGTTTGGAACCATTATTACCCTTAATATAGGAATTTTTTTAACATTAATGTCCATAGTCTATTCATTGTTGAATAAATGA
- a CDS encoding variable large family protein has product MKRITLSALLMTLFLLLSCGSGQQPQAGKDGSEKGTGSLSAVLMEVGRSAESAFYSFMELVSGTLGLRVTKDTTKQQVGEHFSGLGKKLGEAAAELEEVAKNSEIDVDKGGLLNKVIKEAVDAAKTTLSTLKGHLESLKNIGDGDKLVDVKSDQQGVEADMDALKRALKALQGIVETSEGVGIDKLKESSVKLDQASIGIANAKNGAKVLAAGHKAGEAVGDKAATIVSAVSGREMLESIVKSSEDKVAKITANATASTTPLEFAVGGTAEHVSNSEQSKAAAVAGGIALRSLVKGGKLASHSTNNDEKAVQSAGITAVNKLLVAVEDIIKKTVKNVLDKVKGEVDKARAPKAVVSESGQQ; this is encoded by the coding sequence ATGAAAAGAATTACTTTAAGTGCGTTATTGATGACTTTATTTTTACTTCTTAGCTGTGGCAGTGGTCAACAACCACAAGCTGGTAAGGATGGCTCAGAGAAAGGGACTGGAAGTTTAAGTGCAGTACTAATGGAAGTTGGAAGAAGTGCAGAGAGTGCTTTTTATTCATTTATGGAACTAGTATCAGGTACTTTGGGATTAAGAGTAACTAAAGATACAACTAAGCAACAGGTAGGAGAACATTTTAGTGGTTTAGGCAAGAAACTTGGAGAAGCAGCAGCAGAGTTAGAAGAGGTAGCAAAAAACTCAGAAATAGATGTTGATAAAGGTGGTCTATTAAACAAGGTAATTAAAGAAGCAGTTGATGCTGCTAAGACTACTTTAAGCACATTAAAAGGCCATTTAGAGTCTTTAAAAAATATAGGTGATGGTGACAAGTTGGTTGATGTCAAAAGTGACCAACAAGGAGTCGAAGCAGATATGGATGCATTAAAAAGAGCCCTTAAGGCACTTCAAGGAATAGTGGAGACATCAGAGGGAGTAGGGATTGATAAATTGAAAGAGAGTAGTGTGAAATTGGATCAAGCATCGATAGGAATAGCTAATGCAAAAAATGGAGCTAAAGTCTTAGCGGCAGGACATAAGGCAGGAGAAGCAGTGGGAGATAAAGCAGCAACAATAGTATCAGCAGTTAGTGGCAGAGAAATGTTAGAGTCTATTGTTAAATCCTCAGAAGATAAAGTTGCGAAAATAACAGCTAATGCAACTGCAAGTACAACCCCATTGGAATTTGCAGTAGGAGGTACTGCAGAGCACGTATCGAATAGTGAGCAATCAAAAGCAGCAGCAGTAGCGGGAGGAATAGCACTACGCTCATTGGTTAAAGGAGGTAAATTAGCTTCACATAGTACAAATAATGATGAGAAAGCAGTACAATCAGCAGGAATAACCGCAGTAAATAAGTTATTAGTAGCAGTGGAAGATATAATTAAAAAGACAGTAAAAAATGTTCTTGATAAAGTAAAAGGAGAAGTAGATAAAGCAAGAGCGCCAAAAGCAGTAGTTTCAGAGTCAGGTCAGCAATAA
- a CDS encoding Vsp/OspC family lipoprotein: MKRITLSALLMTLFLFMSCNNSGTSPKDGQAAKSDGTVIDLATITKNITDSVAFATSVKEVHTLVMSIDELAKAIGKKIKNDGSLEAESTNADKNSQLVAGAFSVILEMSKLVKALKEKTGYGSVKKQVDDIETKILALVEKIKKDGDLCKDGVSENHAKESIDKTNKPDGTKGAKELGELNIAIDELLKAAEAAVESAIKELITPAKSGSAQPSNT; the protein is encoded by the coding sequence ATGAAAAGAATTACTTTAAGTGCGTTATTAATGACTTTATTTTTATTCATGTCTTGTAATAATTCAGGAACTTCTCCTAAAGATGGGCAAGCAGCTAAATCTGATGGCACTGTTATTGACCTAGCTACAATAACTAAAAACATTACCGATTCTGTTGCTTTTGCAACAAGTGTTAAAGAAGTTCATACTTTAGTTATGTCCATTGATGAGCTCGCTAAAGCTATTGGGAAGAAAATTAAAAATGATGGATCACTTGAAGCTGAAAGTACAAATGCTGATAAAAATAGCCAATTAGTTGCAGGAGCGTTTAGTGTGATATTGGAGATGAGTAAGCTAGTGAAAGCATTGAAGGAAAAAACAGGTTATGGTTCGGTTAAAAAACAGGTTGATGATATTGAAACTAAAATTTTAGCATTAGTAGAAAAAATAAAAAAAGATGGAGATCTTTGTAAAGATGGTGTTAGTGAAAACCATGCAAAGGAATCTATAGATAAAACTAATAAGCCAGATGGAACTAAAGGAGCTAAAGAACTTGGTGAACTAAACATAGCAATTGATGAGTTGTTAAAGGCTGCTGAAGCTGCAGTAGAATCCGCAATTAAGGAGCTTATAACCCCTGCTAAGTCAGGTTCTGCTCAACCCTCTAACACCTAA